One window of Acidobacteriota bacterium genomic DNA carries:
- the rpoB gene encoding DNA-directed RNA polymerase subunit beta has protein sequence MTQISPIKRYNFGKIKTSIKIPDLIEVQKRSYHRFLQIYVLPEKRKDIGLQAVLKSVFPIHDFRDTCALEFVSYSIGNWECTCGRLKGLENLVVKCRKCGEELMAEFPSDPEIICPKCGTINKNYPKVCPHCGKKVRLKTKYSVAECQDRGMTYDVPLRVRVRLVLYEKDPETGAKKVKDVKEQDVFFGDIPLMTENGTFIINGTERVIVSQLHRSPGVFFHESDDKSLYYAQIIPYRGAWVEFEYDAKNLVHVRLDRKRRILATILLKAMGMKNDEEILRSFYHAELLSLREGKFFLKLCETLVGERTVEDIVDPKTNEVLVPAGRKITKKLYRLLVSKGIKELPISDEELEGKAYAIADVVDKETGEVLIEAGDLIDAEKIALIREKEIEQIEIFFPEREDVGSAIVETLQKDPVKTSEEALLEIHRKLRPGDPPTKESATNLFRSLFLNPQRYDLSPVGRLKLNTRLKEEYQRIFNGREISFEERLLKKEDLIAVLSYLLKLRNKMGYVDDIDHLGNRRVRSVGELLENQFRIGLARMERAVKEKMSIYQDLPSATPHDLINPKPVLAAVREFFGSSQLSQFMDQTNPLAEITHKRRLSALGPGGLSRERAGFEVRDVHPSHYGRICPIETPEGPNIGLISSLSCYARVNEFGFIETPYRKVEKGRVLDYFEIVSPGDTKFKMGDVVERSELEKENKKVQEKGGTPATFEPYPFYLTAWEEDQYIIAQANAQLDEQGRFVQRRVNARKAGNFIFAPKDEVDFIDISPKQLVSVAASLIPFLEHDDANRALMGSNMQRQAVPLVRPEAPLVGTGMESVTARDSGAVVICRRSGIVDRVDAERIIVRVTEEEEGAASQELITDTYHLVKFKRSNQNTCINQRPLVREGERVVKGQVIADGPATDRGELALGRNVLVAFLPWRGYNFEDAIVVSEKLVKEDSYTSVHIEEFEIEARDTKLGPEEITRDIPNVSEDFLRNLDESGIVKIGTYVKPGDILVGKVTPKGETQLTPEEKLLRAIFGEKAGDVRDASLTVPPGIEGTVVDVKIFARKGVEKDARALQIEAEQKEKMERTLNDELMIVESERIRRLIELFSGKTLASDLTDPETGETLLTKGKKLTAKKLRELPPELIPLIKVKEDVSEEVKGINELAEHQKESLREAFEQEVEQIERGDELAPGVIKLVKVYVAMKRKLSVGDKMAGRHGNKGVIAKILPEEDMPFLPDGTPVEIVLNPLGVPSRMNVGQILETHLGWAARALGLYFASPVFDGASEEEIKEHLKKAGLPLSGKTMVYDGMTGEPYESEVTVGYIYMMKLHHLVDDKIHARSIGPYSLITQQPLGGKAQFGGQRFGEMEVWALEAYGAAYTLQEMLTAKSDDVYGRTKIYEAIVKGESTYESGIPESFNVLVRELQALCLNVELLKKGKPVGKKEPALELKLK, from the coding sequence ATGACCCAAATTTCTCCTATTAAAAGATATAATTTTGGGAAGATAAAAACCTCCATCAAGATACCAGACCTGATCGAGGTCCAAAAGAGGTCCTATCATCGCTTTCTCCAGATATATGTTCTTCCTGAGAAGCGGAAGGACATTGGGCTCCAGGCGGTGCTTAAGAGCGTCTTTCCCATTCACGATTTTCGTGATACCTGCGCCCTTGAGTTTGTCTCTTATTCCATCGGCAATTGGGAATGCACCTGCGGGAGACTCAAGGGATTGGAGAATCTGGTGGTAAAATGTCGGAAATGTGGCGAAGAGCTAATGGCTGAGTTTCCCAGCGATCCCGAGATAATCTGTCCCAAGTGTGGTACCATCAATAAGAACTACCCTAAGGTATGCCCTCATTGTGGGAAGAAGGTAAGATTAAAGACAAAGTATTCGGTGGCAGAATGTCAGGACCGGGGGATGACTTATGATGTCCCCCTCCGGGTGAGGGTGCGTCTTGTCCTCTACGAGAAGGACCCTGAAACCGGGGCGAAGAAGGTTAAGGATGTCAAGGAGCAGGATGTCTTTTTCGGAGACATCCCCCTGATGACCGAAAACGGAACCTTCATCATCAACGGGACGGAAAGGGTCATTGTAAGTCAGCTTCACCGCTCGCCCGGGGTTTTCTTCCACGAAAGCGATGACAAATCCCTTTATTATGCCCAGATCATCCCCTACCGTGGCGCTTGGGTGGAGTTTGAATACGATGCTAAGAACCTGGTCCATGTACGACTCGACAGGAAGCGGAGGATCCTCGCTACCATCCTCCTAAAGGCGATGGGGATGAAGAACGACGAGGAGATCCTTCGTTCCTTCTACCATGCGGAGCTTCTCTCCCTCCGGGAGGGGAAGTTCTTCCTGAAACTCTGCGAAACGCTGGTGGGTGAGCGGACCGTGGAGGATATCGTCGATCCCAAGACGAATGAGGTACTTGTTCCCGCTGGGAGGAAGATCACCAAGAAGCTTTATCGCCTTCTCGTTTCGAAAGGGATAAAGGAGCTTCCGATATCGGATGAAGAACTCGAAGGCAAGGCTTACGCCATTGCGGATGTGGTGGATAAGGAGACAGGAGAGGTCCTCATAGAGGCTGGCGATCTCATCGATGCCGAGAAGATCGCCCTGATCAGGGAGAAGGAAATAGAGCAGATAGAGATATTCTTCCCGGAGAGGGAAGATGTGGGATCGGCTATCGTGGAGACTTTACAGAAAGATCCGGTGAAGACGAGCGAAGAGGCGCTTTTGGAGATCCACCGGAAGTTGAGGCCCGGTGATCCTCCAACCAAGGAGAGCGCCACCAATTTGTTCCGCTCCTTATTCCTTAACCCTCAGAGATACGATCTCTCTCCAGTGGGAAGGTTAAAGCTCAATACGAGGCTGAAGGAGGAGTACCAGCGGATATTCAATGGCAGGGAGATATCGTTTGAGGAAAGACTTCTCAAGAAAGAGGACCTTATCGCTGTTTTATCCTACCTTCTCAAGCTGAGAAACAAGATGGGTTATGTCGATGATATAGACCATCTGGGCAACCGACGGGTGAGATCGGTGGGCGAGCTCCTTGAGAATCAGTTCCGGATCGGGCTCGCGCGTATGGAGCGGGCAGTAAAGGAGAAGATGAGCATCTATCAGGACCTTCCCAGTGCCACCCCTCACGACCTCATTAACCCGAAACCGGTTCTGGCAGCGGTAAGGGAGTTCTTTGGGAGCAGTCAGCTCTCCCAGTTTATGGATCAGACCAACCCTCTCGCCGAGATCACCCACAAGCGCCGTTTGAGCGCTCTTGGTCCTGGTGGTCTCAGCCGGGAGCGGGCAGGGTTTGAGGTGCGAGATGTACATCCCTCGCACTATGGGAGGATCTGCCCCATCGAGACTCCAGAGGGTCCGAACATCGGGCTTATTTCCTCCCTTAGCTGTTATGCCCGGGTCAACGAGTTCGGTTTCATCGAGACCCCTTATCGCAAGGTGGAAAAAGGCAGGGTGCTCGATTACTTTGAGATAGTGAGCCCCGGGGATACCAAGTTCAAGATGGGCGATGTGGTGGAGAGAAGCGAGCTGGAGAAGGAGAACAAGAAAGTGCAGGAGAAGGGTGGCACCCCCGCTACCTTTGAGCCCTATCCCTTCTATCTAACTGCTTGGGAGGAGGACCAGTATATAATCGCCCAGGCTAACGCCCAGCTCGATGAACAAGGGAGATTTGTCCAGAGGCGGGTGAACGCGAGGAAGGCAGGCAATTTCATCTTTGCTCCCAAGGATGAGGTCGATTTCATCGATATCTCTCCGAAGCAGTTGGTCAGCGTTGCCGCCTCTCTCATCCCCTTCCTCGAACATGACGACGCCAACCGAGCGTTGATGGGTTCCAATATGCAGCGCCAGGCGGTTCCCTTGGTTAGGCCCGAGGCACCGCTTGTCGGGACCGGGATGGAGAGTGTTACCGCTCGTGATTCCGGTGCCGTGGTCATCTGCCGGAGGAGTGGTATTGTGGATAGGGTGGATGCGGAACGGATAATCGTCAGGGTTACCGAAGAGGAAGAGGGAGCTGCCTCTCAGGAGCTGATCACCGATACCTATCATCTGGTCAAGTTCAAGCGCTCCAATCAGAACACCTGTATCAATCAGCGTCCTCTCGTTCGAGAGGGAGAGCGGGTGGTTAAGGGGCAGGTGATAGCTGATGGTCCGGCTACCGACCGTGGAGAACTTGCCCTGGGACGGAATGTTCTGGTTGCCTTCCTTCCCTGGCGAGGTTACAACTTCGAGGACGCCATCGTTGTTTCGGAAAAATTGGTGAAGGAGGATTCCTACACCTCTGTTCACATAGAGGAGTTCGAGATCGAAGCGCGAGATACCAAGCTTGGTCCCGAAGAGATTACCCGGGATATCCCCAATGTGAGTGAGGACTTTCTGAGGAATCTCGATGAGAGCGGTATCGTGAAGATCGGTACCTATGTTAAGCCAGGGGATATTTTGGTAGGGAAGGTGACCCCAAAGGGAGAGACCCAGCTCACCCCGGAGGAGAAACTCCTGAGGGCGATATTTGGCGAGAAAGCGGGTGATGTTCGAGATGCTTCACTTACCGTTCCTCCGGGCATTGAGGGGACGGTGGTCGATGTCAAGATCTTTGCCAGAAAGGGGGTAGAGAAGGATGCGCGGGCGCTTCAGATCGAGGCAGAACAGAAGGAGAAGATGGAGCGGACACTGAACGATGAGTTGATGATTGTGGAATCAGAGAGAATACGCCGGCTGATCGAGCTCTTTTCCGGTAAGACCTTAGCCTCCGATCTCACCGACCCGGAGACCGGAGAGACCCTCCTCACCAAGGGGAAGAAACTCACCGCAAAGAAATTGCGCGAGCTTCCCCCGGAGTTGATACCGCTCATCAAGGTGAAGGAGGATGTAAGCGAGGAGGTCAAGGGGATAAATGAGCTCGCCGAGCACCAGAAGGAGAGCCTGCGGGAGGCGTTTGAGCAAGAGGTGGAGCAGATAGAGCGGGGTGATGAGCTTGCTCCCGGGGTTATCAAGTTGGTTAAGGTATATGTGGCTATGAAGCGGAAGCTCTCGGTGGGCGATAAGATGGCGGGAAGGCATGGAAACAAGGGGGTCATCGCCAAGATCCTCCCCGAGGAGGATATGCCTTTCCTTCCCGATGGCACTCCGGTGGAGATAGTGCTCAATCCACTCGGGGTCCCTTCGCGGATGAATGTGGGACAGATACTGGAGACCCATCTTGGCTGGGCGGCGAGGGCGCTTGGGCTTTACTTTGCCAGCCCGGTTTTCGATGGGGCAAGCGAAGAGGAGATAAAGGAACACTTGAAGAAGGCGGGGCTTCCCCTCTCGGGGAAGACGATGGTTTACGACGGGATGACCGGTGAGCCTTATGAATCTGAGGTCACTGTGGGCTATATCTATATGATGAAGCTCCATCACTTGGTCGATGATAAGATCCATGCTCGATCCATCGGTCCTTACTCCTTGATCACCCAGCAACCGCTCGGAGGTAAAGCCCAGTTTGGTGGTCAGCGGTTTGGTGAGATGGAGGTTTGGGCGCTTGAGGCTTACGGTGCTGCCTACACCCTTCAGGAGATGCTTACCGCTAAGTCCGATGATGTCTATGGGCGGACCAAGATCTACGAGGCGATAGTGAAAGGGGAATCGACCTATGAATCCGGTATCCCGGAATCGTTCAATGTATTGGTTCGGGAGCTTCAGGCGCTTTGCCTGAATGTAGAGCTCCTGAAGAAGGGTAAACCGGTAGGGAAAAAGGAGCCGGCACTGGAGCTTAAGTTAAAGTAA
- the rplL gene encoding 50S ribosomal protein L7/L12, which yields MAKISNKEIIEHIEKMSVMDLVNLVKELEEKFGVSASAAAFVPAAGVAAPQAQAPAEEEKTEFSVVLTSFGDKKINVIKAVREVTNLGLKEAKELVESLPKPVKEGISKKEAEELKKKFEEAGATVEIK from the coding sequence ATGGCAAAGATTAGCAACAAGGAGATAATCGAGCACATCGAGAAGATGTCGGTGATGGATTTGGTCAACCTGGTCAAGGAGCTTGAGGAGAAGTTCGGGGTGAGCGCTTCCGCTGCTGCCTTTGTCCCGGCGGCTGGTGTAGCTGCACCTCAGGCTCAAGCGCCCGCTGAGGAGGAGAAGACCGAGTTCTCGGTAGTCCTCACCTCCTTTGGCGATAAGAAGATAAATGTCATCAAGGCGGTCCGTGAGGTAACTAACCTTGGCTTGAAGGAAGCCAAGGAGCTGGTGGAGAGCCTGCCCAAGCCGGTGAAGGAAGGCATATCCAAGAAGGAGGCGGAGGAGCTTAAGAAGAAGTTTGAGGAGGCGGGCGCCACTGTCGAGATTAAATAA
- a CDS encoding 50S ribosomal protein L10, whose translation MSKVKRQEKEELVRELSRLFSEVKTAFLVEFRGLTVPDAERLREKVKEASGCYRVVKNRLAVRALAGTPLESLKDHFRGTTAITYSGNGDPIRLAKVLVEFAKDTPVIKFKAGFVEGKEVSAEEIKELASLPGKETLIGQLLYLLKYPLTQLVSVLNAPVRDLVLVLDQIGKKKE comes from the coding sequence GTGAGTAAGGTGAAGCGCCAAGAGAAGGAGGAATTAGTCAGAGAGCTTTCCCGGCTGTTTAGTGAGGTAAAGACCGCCTTTTTGGTGGAGTTTAGGGGGTTAACCGTTCCCGATGCGGAAAGGCTTAGGGAGAAAGTGAAAGAGGCTTCTGGGTGTTATCGGGTAGTGAAGAACCGGCTCGCCGTGAGGGCGCTTGCCGGGACTCCTCTTGAGTCGCTCAAGGATCACTTCCGGGGAACTACCGCTATTACCTATTCGGGCAACGGTGATCCCATAAGGCTGGCTAAGGTTCTGGTCGAATTTGCCAAGGATACCCCAGTCATAAAATTTAAGGCTGGTTTTGTGGAGGGGAAGGAGGTCAGCGCTGAGGAGATAAAGGAGTTGGCGTCGCTACCGGGTAAGGAGACGCTCATTGGGCAATTGCTCTATCTCCTCAAGTATCCCCTTACCCAGCTGGTGAGCGTACTCAACGCGCCGGTGAGGGATTTGGTCCTTGTCCTCGACCAGATCGGAAAGAAGAAGGAATGA
- the rplA gene encoding 50S ribosomal protein L1: protein MVKIGKKLKTALEQIEDRAYTLEEAVPLIKKLSFANFDETVELAIRLGVDPRKADQMVRGVVVLPHGTGKTKKVAVVASGEKLKEAEQAGADVVGGEELVKKISEGWFDFDVLIATPDMMKLVGRLGKLLGPKKLMPSPKTGTVTFDVANAISEVKRGRVEFRVDRGGNIHTPVGKVSFEDEKLIENCRALIDAVIKAKPPGAKGRYIRGVTISTTMGPGVKIDLSSVEKR, encoded by the coding sequence ATGGTGAAGATAGGAAAAAAGCTAAAGACGGCGCTGGAACAGATAGAGGACCGAGCGTACACCTTGGAGGAGGCGGTTCCCCTGATCAAGAAGTTGAGTTTTGCCAACTTCGATGAGACGGTGGAGCTCGCCATCAGGCTTGGCGTTGATCCAAGGAAGGCGGATCAGATGGTGCGTGGGGTGGTCGTTCTTCCTCACGGGACGGGGAAGACGAAAAAGGTAGCGGTCGTTGCTTCGGGAGAGAAGTTAAAGGAGGCAGAGCAGGCAGGGGCGGATGTGGTAGGAGGTGAGGAGCTGGTTAAGAAGATAAGCGAAGGTTGGTTCGACTTCGATGTCCTTATTGCTACTCCGGATATGATGAAATTGGTGGGTAGATTGGGTAAGCTACTCGGTCCCAAGAAGTTGATGCCCTCCCCGAAGACCGGCACGGTCACCTTTGATGTGGCGAATGCCATATCCGAGGTGAAGCGGGGAAGGGTTGAGTTTCGGGTAGATAGGGGCGGCAATATACATACACCGGTAGGTAAGGTTTCTTTTGAGGATGAGAAGCTCATCGAGAACTGTCGTGCCTTGATCGATGCGGTCATAAAGGCAAAGCCGCCAGGAGCAAAGGGGAGGTACATCCGAGGGGTTACGATCTCCACCACTATGGGTCCTGGGGTGAAGATCGACCTCTCAAGCGTTGAGAAAAGGTGA